In the genome of Cyanobacteriota bacterium, one region contains:
- a CDS encoding response regulator — protein sequence MDSFNNIASGYSGINKVDGVETASLMGGAAVVQKPAAKQFRILLVDDDPEDQLLMAELIEESFETNFNFVIDEASNYADAVAKLSHTSYDLAILDYKLGYKNGLDLLKRVKELGLNLPVIFVTGQGDEHTAVEAIKGGAVDYLIKGELSVDLVTKTFSKFFQVNKSSLSSSIKKFISAHKEQGKQDSVDLKVFMNLDKLVNFEPRPLFMKAKYIAKQGVDYSLFMHLDKVYKA from the coding sequence ATGGATAGTTTTAATAATATTGCTAGTGGTTATAGCGGGATAAACAAGGTAGATGGAGTTGAGACAGCTAGTTTAATGGGCGGGGCTGCAGTAGTGCAAAAACCTGCTGCCAAACAATTCAGGATTCTGCTTGTTGATGATGATCCAGAAGATCAGCTACTTATGGCAGAACTTATAGAAGAAAGTTTTGAAACTAATTTCAATTTTGTAATAGATGAAGCAAGTAATTATGCTGATGCTGTAGCTAAGCTGAGTCATACCAGCTATGATCTAGCTATTCTTGATTACAAGCTTGGTTATAAAAACGGACTTGACTTACTCAAGCGCGTAAAAGAACTTGGTTTAAATCTTCCCGTAATCTTTGTTACTGGACAGGGTGACGAGCATACAGCTGTTGAAGCTATCAAGGGGGGCGCAGTTGACTACCTAATTAAAGGTGAACTTAGTGTTGATCTTGTAACTAAGACTTTTAGTAAGTTCTTCCAAGTAAACAAGAGCTCTCTTAGTAGCTCTATCAAGAAGTTTATCTCTGCTCACAAAGAGCAGGGCAAGCAGGATAGTGTTGATTTAAAGGTATTTATGAATCTTGATAAACTTGTCAATTTTGAGCCTAGACCATTATTTATGAAAGCTAAGTACATTGCAAAGCAGGGTGTTGACTATAGCCTATTTATGCATCTTGACAAGGTTTATAAAGCTTAG
- a CDS encoding carbonic anhydrase family protein: MRTLTKETQTAITPSIALELLKEGNKRFVNNLKVNRNLLQQANDTSDGQYPFAVILSCIDSRTSAELIFDQGLGDVFSVRIAGNIINEDILGSMEFGCKVAGSKIIVVLGHTKCGAVKGACDHIEMGNLTALLTKIRPAVDDEKTTTENRNSGNAEFVENVATINVKRTVKSIMQRSPILKEMIENGQIGIVGGSHNISTGQVIFYPETLSLALQ, translated from the coding sequence ATGAGAACGTTAACCAAAGAAACACAAACAGCCATTACACCTTCAATAGCATTAGAACTATTAAAAGAAGGTAACAAGCGATTTGTAAACAATCTGAAAGTAAACCGCAACCTTTTGCAACAGGCAAATGATACATCAGACGGGCAATACCCATTTGCCGTTATTTTAAGTTGCATTGACAGCAGAACATCTGCCGAACTGATTTTTGACCAAGGACTTGGTGATGTGTTCAGCGTTCGTATTGCCGGAAATATTATCAATGAAGATATTTTGGGCAGTATGGAATTTGGCTGTAAAGTGGCAGGTTCAAAAATCATCGTTGTTTTAGGACATACAAAATGCGGGGCTGTAAAAGGAGCTTGCGACCACATCGAAATGGGTAACCTAACTGCATTGCTCACCAAAATAAGACCAGCTGTTGATGACGAAAAAACCACAACCGAAAACCGCAATTCAGGCAATGCCGAATTTGTAGAAAATGTGGCTACCATTAACGTAAAGCGAACGGTTAAATCCATAATGCAACGCAGCCCAATTTTAAAAGAGATGATTGAAAACGGTCAAATAGGAATTGTAGGCGGTTCACACAATATATCAACTGGACAAGTAATATTTTATCCCGAAACTTTAAGTTTAGCTTTGCAATAG
- the fliJ gene encoding flagellar export protein FliJ, protein MAKKFKYKFETLLRLKKILKDLQESKLAAANLAHHETEQYIQALTDKQHQTYEQMIKNHGDGFSLVDHQNQEAYNYKIIGERSKEMVRLAKRERVRDIEQKRFAEHAKSHKGIEKLKDTAFELHQKELLDTEMKQIDDLVISRYRVKDS, encoded by the coding sequence ATGGCAAAAAAATTCAAATACAAATTTGAGACCTTGCTTAGGTTGAAGAAGATTCTCAAGGATTTACAGGAGTCTAAATTGGCTGCTGCCAACTTGGCACATCACGAAACTGAGCAATATATTCAGGCTTTAACGGATAAACAACATCAGACTTATGAACAAATGATCAAGAATCACGGTGATGGATTTTCTTTAGTCGATCATCAAAATCAAGAAGCTTACAACTACAAAATCATTGGCGAAAGATCCAAGGAGATGGTGAGACTTGCTAAAAGAGAACGTGTTCGTGATATCGAACAGAAGAGATTTGCTGAGCATGCCAAGTCTCACAAGGGAATTGAAAAGCTCAAGGATACTGCGTTCGAGCTACATCAAAAAGAGCTTTTGGACACAGAAATGAAGCAGATAGACGATCTAGTTATAAGCCGCTATCGGGTCAAAGATAGTTAA